The following proteins are encoded in a genomic region of Brachypodium distachyon strain Bd21 chromosome 1, Brachypodium_distachyon_v3.0, whole genome shotgun sequence:
- the LOC100844102 gene encoding protein ENHANCED DISEASE RESISTANCE 2 isoform X1, translating into MLSSSASRREAARSCELGRTYGGEPPRPSPAAKARSGELLKGAAAGATAAAAAVRHEGWMVRYGRRKIGRSFFHTRYFVLDNKLLAYYKKQPKDNMVPLKALVIDGNCRVEDRGLKTHHGQMVYVLCVYNKKEKDNPITMGAHDIEGALAWKKKIELLIDQQQDTMTAKNRKAFASLDFDMDLGGPLSFSDHDSGPEDEEEPRPTLLRRTTIGRGLPDSVHDWTKEPDIGLSNQNDTNQVNSRKNWRLLTCQNGLRIFEELVEVEYLARSCSRAMRAVGVVEATCEAIFGLIMSMDVTRYEWDCSFQYGSLVEEVDGHTAILYHRLQLNWCSMLVWPRDLCYVRYWRRNDDGSYVVLFRSTEHQNCGPQPGFARASIESGGFKISPLKSVNGRPRTQVQHLMQIDLKGWGVNYVTSFQYHSLLQMLNCVAGLREYFSQTDDIQTVPRIPVMTTMANAPSVKTDKKRQEADSKTKQGDSAQADTENSDMIDEESEEDDDCQVPETSLEEDNAKFDSDTKCSDPIDLSCFSGIIRQDTNEKSRNCWAVPDSKIFKVRSKNFSRDKSKVSAGKYLMELVAVDWFKDNTRMDHVANRKGCAAQVAAEKGMFSFVVNIQIPGSSHYSLVLYFVTRSLKKGSLLQRFADGDDDFRNSRLKLIPSVPKGSWIVRQSVGSTPCLLGKAVDCSYIRGPEYMEVDVDIGSSAVANGVLGLVFGVVTSLVVDMAFLIQANTYDELPEQLLGAARFSHIEPSAAVVPKLDNISPAGHVQGSTVSWSVIHISQSILVVR; encoded by the exons ATGTTGAGCTCTTCGGCTtcgaggagggaggcggcgaggagctgCGAGCTCGGGCGGACGTACGGcggagagcccccgaggccTTCCCCTGCGGCCAAGGCGCGGAGCGGGGAGCTACTGAAaggcgccgcggcgggggccacggcggcggcggcggcggtgcggcacGAGGGGTGGATGGTGCGGTACGGGCGGAGGAAGATCGGGCGGTCCTTCTTCCACACGCGCTACttcgtcctcgacaacaagCTGCTCGCCTACTACAAGAAGCAGCCCAAGGACAACATG GTGCCACTGAAGGCGCTTGTAATAGATGGGAATTGCAGAGTGGAGGATAGAGGGCTTAAAACTCACCATGGACAA ATGGTGTATGTTCTCTGTGTTTAcaataagaaagaaaaggacaaTCCAATCACG ATGGGTGCACATGACATCGAGGGTGCCTTAGCCTGGAAAAAGAAGATAGAGCTCCTTATTGATCAG CAACAGGACACTATGACAGCTAAAAATCGTAAAGCTTTTGCTTCACTGGACTTTGACATGGATCTTGGAGGACCGCTTTCATTCTCTGACCATGATAGTGG TCCTGAGGACGAAGAGGAGCCCCGTCCCACTTTGCTTCGCAGGACAACTATAGGGAGGG gCCTTCCTGATTCTGTACATGACTGGACCAAAGAGCCTGATATTGGGCTGTCAAATCAGAATGACACCAATCAAGTTAACTCTAGAAAGAACTGGCGGCTACTGACATGCCAGAATG GGTTGCGCATCTTTGAAGAACTTGTGGAGGTCGAATACCTT GCAAGAAGTTGTAGCCGTGCTATGAGGGCTGTTGGTGTGGTGGAAGCCACATGCGAAGCCATTTTTGGTCTGATAATGAGTATGGATGTAACAAGATATGA GTGGGACTGTAGCTTCCAGTATGGGAGTTTAGTTGAAGAGGTTGATGGTCACACTGCAATACTATATCATCGTCTACAACTGAACTGGTGTTCAAT GTTGGTTTGGCCCCGAGATCTTTGTTATGTACGATATTGGCGGCGCAATGATGATGGAAGTTATG TTGTGCTGTTTCGATCTACCGAACATCAGAACTGTGGTCCTCAACCAGGATTTGCAAGGGCTTCTATTGAAA GTGGTGGTTTCAAGATCTCTCCTCTCAAATCCGTGAATGGGAGACCCCGCACCCAGGTTCAGCACCTTATGCAAATTGATCTCAAGGGATGGGGCGTGAATTACGTCACATCATTCCAGTACCACTCATTGTTGCAGATGCTGAACTGTGTTGCTG GATTGCGTGAATACTTTTCCCAAACTGATGACATTCAGACAGTACCGAGGATTCCTGTGATGACTACTATGGCTAATGCACCCTCAGTGAAAACTGATAAGAAACGCCAAGAAGCTGACTCAAAGACCAAACAAGGAGATTCAGCACAAGCAGATACTGAAAATTCAGATATGATAGATGAAGAgtcagaagaagatgatgattgTCAAGTTCCTGAAACTAGCCTGGAG GAAGACAATGCCAAATTTGACAGTGACACAAAGTGCTCTG ATCCGATAGATTTGTCTTGCTTTTCGGGCATTATTCGTCAGGATACAAATGAGAAAAGTCGTAACTGTTGGGCAGTACCAGATAGCAAGATCTTCAAAGTTCGTAGCAAGAACTTTTCACGTGACAAATCAAAG GTATCTGCAGGGAAGTACCTTATGGAGCTTGTCGCAGTTGACTGGTTTAAGGATAACACACGTATGGATCATGTTGCCAATCGGAAAGGGTGTGCTGCTCAG GTTGCTGCTGAGAAGGGGATGTTCAGCTTTGTTGTTAACATACAA ATTCCTGGATCAAGTCACTACAGTTTGGTTCTCTATTTTGTCACAAGATCCTTGAAAAAAGGATCCCTCTTGCAGCGTTTTGCTGATGGCGACGATGATTTTCGAAACAGTAGATTGAAGCTTATCCCTTCTGTTCCAAAG GGATCCTGGATAGTGCGACAAAGCGTTGGAAGTACCCCTTGCTTATTGGGAAAGGCTGTAGATTGCAGCTACATCCGTGGTCCAGAGTACATGGAA GTAGATGTAGACATTGGATCCTCAGCAGTAGCTAATGGCGTTCTGGGCTTGGTATTCGGTGTCGTTACCAGTTTAGTAGTCGATATGGCTTTCCTCATACAG GCAAACACATACGATGAGCTCCCGGAGCAACTCTTAGGTGCTGCACGGTTCTCGCACATTGAACCCTCCGCTGCTGTAGTCCCTAAACTTGATAACATTTCCCCAGCTG GGCACGTGCAAGGTTCTACAGTTTCTTGGTCTGTCATTCACATCAGTCAGTCAATACTAGTTGTTAGATGA
- the LOC100844102 gene encoding protein ENHANCED DISEASE RESISTANCE 2 isoform X2: MTAKNRKAFASLDFDMDLGGPLSFSDHDSGPEDEEEPRPTLLRRTTIGRGLPDSVHDWTKEPDIGLSNQNDTNQVNSRKNWRLLTCQNGLRIFEELVEVEYLARSCSRAMRAVGVVEATCEAIFGLIMSMDVTRYEWDCSFQYGSLVEEVDGHTAILYHRLQLNWCSMLVWPRDLCYVRYWRRNDDGSYVVLFRSTEHQNCGPQPGFARASIESGGFKISPLKSVNGRPRTQVQHLMQIDLKGWGVNYVTSFQYHSLLQMLNCVAGLREYFSQTDDIQTVPRIPVMTTMANAPSVKTDKKRQEADSKTKQGDSAQADTENSDMIDEESEEDDDCQVPETSLEEDNAKFDSDTKCSDPIDLSCFSGIIRQDTNEKSRNCWAVPDSKIFKVRSKNFSRDKSKVSAGKYLMELVAVDWFKDNTRMDHVANRKGCAAQVAAEKGMFSFVVNIQIPGSSHYSLVLYFVTRSLKKGSLLQRFADGDDDFRNSRLKLIPSVPKGSWIVRQSVGSTPCLLGKAVDCSYIRGPEYMEVDVDIGSSAVANGVLGLVFGVVTSLVVDMAFLIQANTYDELPEQLLGAARFSHIEPSAAVVPKLDNISPAGHVQGSTVSWSVIHISQSILVVR, from the exons ATGACAGCTAAAAATCGTAAAGCTTTTGCTTCACTGGACTTTGACATGGATCTTGGAGGACCGCTTTCATTCTCTGACCATGATAGTGG TCCTGAGGACGAAGAGGAGCCCCGTCCCACTTTGCTTCGCAGGACAACTATAGGGAGGG gCCTTCCTGATTCTGTACATGACTGGACCAAAGAGCCTGATATTGGGCTGTCAAATCAGAATGACACCAATCAAGTTAACTCTAGAAAGAACTGGCGGCTACTGACATGCCAGAATG GGTTGCGCATCTTTGAAGAACTTGTGGAGGTCGAATACCTT GCAAGAAGTTGTAGCCGTGCTATGAGGGCTGTTGGTGTGGTGGAAGCCACATGCGAAGCCATTTTTGGTCTGATAATGAGTATGGATGTAACAAGATATGA GTGGGACTGTAGCTTCCAGTATGGGAGTTTAGTTGAAGAGGTTGATGGTCACACTGCAATACTATATCATCGTCTACAACTGAACTGGTGTTCAAT GTTGGTTTGGCCCCGAGATCTTTGTTATGTACGATATTGGCGGCGCAATGATGATGGAAGTTATG TTGTGCTGTTTCGATCTACCGAACATCAGAACTGTGGTCCTCAACCAGGATTTGCAAGGGCTTCTATTGAAA GTGGTGGTTTCAAGATCTCTCCTCTCAAATCCGTGAATGGGAGACCCCGCACCCAGGTTCAGCACCTTATGCAAATTGATCTCAAGGGATGGGGCGTGAATTACGTCACATCATTCCAGTACCACTCATTGTTGCAGATGCTGAACTGTGTTGCTG GATTGCGTGAATACTTTTCCCAAACTGATGACATTCAGACAGTACCGAGGATTCCTGTGATGACTACTATGGCTAATGCACCCTCAGTGAAAACTGATAAGAAACGCCAAGAAGCTGACTCAAAGACCAAACAAGGAGATTCAGCACAAGCAGATACTGAAAATTCAGATATGATAGATGAAGAgtcagaagaagatgatgattgTCAAGTTCCTGAAACTAGCCTGGAG GAAGACAATGCCAAATTTGACAGTGACACAAAGTGCTCTG ATCCGATAGATTTGTCTTGCTTTTCGGGCATTATTCGTCAGGATACAAATGAGAAAAGTCGTAACTGTTGGGCAGTACCAGATAGCAAGATCTTCAAAGTTCGTAGCAAGAACTTTTCACGTGACAAATCAAAG GTATCTGCAGGGAAGTACCTTATGGAGCTTGTCGCAGTTGACTGGTTTAAGGATAACACACGTATGGATCATGTTGCCAATCGGAAAGGGTGTGCTGCTCAG GTTGCTGCTGAGAAGGGGATGTTCAGCTTTGTTGTTAACATACAA ATTCCTGGATCAAGTCACTACAGTTTGGTTCTCTATTTTGTCACAAGATCCTTGAAAAAAGGATCCCTCTTGCAGCGTTTTGCTGATGGCGACGATGATTTTCGAAACAGTAGATTGAAGCTTATCCCTTCTGTTCCAAAG GGATCCTGGATAGTGCGACAAAGCGTTGGAAGTACCCCTTGCTTATTGGGAAAGGCTGTAGATTGCAGCTACATCCGTGGTCCAGAGTACATGGAA GTAGATGTAGACATTGGATCCTCAGCAGTAGCTAATGGCGTTCTGGGCTTGGTATTCGGTGTCGTTACCAGTTTAGTAGTCGATATGGCTTTCCTCATACAG GCAAACACATACGATGAGCTCCCGGAGCAACTCTTAGGTGCTGCACGGTTCTCGCACATTGAACCCTCCGCTGCTGTAGTCCCTAAACTTGATAACATTTCCCCAGCTG GGCACGTGCAAGGTTCTACAGTTTCTTGGTCTGTCATTCACATCAGTCAGTCAATACTAGTTGTTAGATGA
- the LOC100839056 gene encoding uncharacterized protein LOC100839056, translated as MERLISSPLHLTRAPSRPRSAAAHLLPPTAAPPSSFPHRAGLGFGARLPQLAPLLLLRRPPPVVAQALPAEASAHSPVPHQHEDDDSAAGEDAPAGAARVRRFFQKVAVFTLLAALVLSLLQPSSVFSPGAALASALHGHGHGHSAAAVVTATRTSIFKSELLGSAWTGFLAGCLHTLSGPDHLAALAPLSIGRSAAESAAVGALWGCGHDAGQVLFGLLFLGLKDRLRLEVLRAWGTRVVGLTLLVIGAIGIREATQPAAPCVALHDAAIGTGTHDPSSSSLEKALLSGGGKKKEISFATFATGIVHGLQPDALMIILPALALPSRLAGAAFLGMFLVGTVLSMASYTVLIGTCTEALRERVPRITEKLTWAASLVAISMGLAIIASESFGVSLF; from the exons ATGGAGAGGCTTATCTCTTCGCCGCTCCACCTCACCCGCGCGCCCTCCAGgccccgctccgccgccgcccacctcctccctcccaCCGCCGCGCCACCAAGCTCCTTCCCCCACCGCGCCGGCCTCGGCTTCGGGGCTCGGCTGCCCCAACtcgcgccgctcctcctcctccgcaggCCGCCTCCCGTGGTCGCCCAGGCTCTCCCCGCGGAGGCCTCCGCCCACTCCCCCGTGCCGCACCAGCACGAGGACGATGATtccgccgccggtgaggaTGCCCCGGCGGGCGCAGCCCGAGTCCGCCGCTTCTTCCAGAAG GTCGCGGTATTCACCTTGCTGGCAGCCCTGGTGCTATCTCTACTCCAGCCATCGTCCGTGTTCTCCCCGGGGGCGGCGCTGGCATCGGCCTTGCACGggcacggccacggccactcggcagcggcggtggtcACAGCGACCCGGACGAGCATCTTCAAGTCGGAGCTTCTGGGGAGCGCGTGGACGGGGTTCCTGGCGGGGTGCCTGCACACGCTCTCCGGGCCCGACCACctggcggcgctggcgccgcTCTCCATcgggcggtcggcggcggagagcgcgGCGGTGGGCGCGCTCTGGGGCTGCGGCCACGACGCCGGCCAGGTGCTCTtcggcctcctcttcctcggcctcaaggaccgcctccgcctcgagGTGCTCCGCGCCTGGGGCACCCGCGTCGTCGGCCTCACCCTCCTCGTCATCGGCGCCATCGGCATCCGCGAGGCCACCCAGCCCGCCGCGCCCTGCGTCGCGCTCCACGACGCCGCCATCGGCACGGGCACCCACGACCCCTCGTCCTCCTCTTTGGAGAAGGCGCTGCTGAGCGGgggagggaagaagaaggagatcaGCTTCGCGACGTTCGCCACTGGGATCGTGCACGGGCTGCAGCCGGACGCGCTCATGATCATCCtgccggcgctggcgctcccGTCGCGGCTCGCCGGGGCGGCCTTCCTGGGGATGTTCCTCGTCGGCACCGTGCTCTCCATGGCCAGCTACACCGTGCTCATCGGGACCTGCACGGAGGCGCTCAGGGAGCGGGTGCCGAGGATCACCGAGAAGCTCACGTGGGCCGCCTCCCTCGTCGCCATCTCCATGGGGCTCGCCATCATCGCCAGCGAGTCCTTCGGGGTCAGCTTGTTCTGA
- the LOC100843493 gene encoding syntaxin-43, protein MATRNRTPLYRKYRDALRHVRAPAGAPSSSSSSGGGGGGPVIEMASLLRPDRNYAPLSTDDPSAASSRGAVTVGLPPAWVDVSEEISANMQRAKTKMAELAKAHAKALMPSFGDGRDDQRAIEVLTHEVTDLLKRSEKKLQKLSMKDSSEDSNIRKNVQRSLATDLQNLSMEFRRKQSSYLKQLRQQKEGQDGVDLEMNINGSKSTFQLEDDEFEDVGFTEVQMSKLKKSEAFTREREREIEQVVESVNELAQIMKDLSVLVIDQGTIVDRIDYNIQNVAASVEEGYKQLQKAERTQKKGGMVMCATVLVILIFIMIILLILKKILF, encoded by the exons ATGGCGACGCGGAACCGGACGCCGCTCTACCGCAAGTACCGCGACGCGCTGCGCCACGTCCGCGCGccggccggggcgccctcctcgtcttcctcttcgggaggaggcggaggcgggccgGTGATCGAGATGGCCTCGCTGCTGCGTCCCGACCGTAACTACGCGCCCCTCAGCACCGACgacccctccgccgcctccag TAGAGGTGCGGTGACGGTCGGGCTGCCTCCAGCCTGGGTGGATGTCTCCGAAGAGATATCTGCAAACATGCAGCGAGCAAAGACGAAAATGGCGGAGCTGGCTAAGGCGCACGCCAAGGCCTTGATGCCGTCCTTCGGTGATGGTAGAGATGACCAGCGAGCAATTGAGGTTCTCACGCATGAGGTGACAGACCTGCTGAAGAGGTCAGAAAAGAAGCTGCAGAAGCTGTCCATGAAGGATTCCTCGGAGGATTCAAATATCCGAAAAAATGTCCAG CGTTCCCTTGCTACAGACCTGCAAAATCTTTCGATGGAATTCCGGAGAAAACAGTCGTCGTATTTGAAGCAGCTTCGCCAACAGAAAGAG GGGCAAGATGGTGTTGATTTGGAAATGAATATTAACGGGTCTAAGTCGACATTTCAACTTGAAGACGATGAATTTGAGGATGTG GGTTTCACTGAGGTTCAGATGTCAAAACTTAAGAAAAGCGAAGCATTCActagagaaagagaaagagaaattgAACAG GTTGTCGAATCGGTCAATGAGCTTGCACAGATCATGAAAGATCTTTCAGTTCTTGTGATTGATCAG GGAACAATTGTTGATCGGATAGACTACAATATACAGAATGTTGCAGCTTCAGTTGAAGAGGGTTATAAACAATTGCAAAAG GCTGAGAGGACACAAAAGAAAGGAGGCATGGTGATGTGTGCCACTGTCCTCGTCATTCTTATCTTCATCATGATAATCCTCCTGATTTTGAAGAAGATCCTTTTCTGA